ATTTTCTTCATAGCTATTTCTCCTTAAATTTTATTTTGTTTTCTGTTTTATTGAGTAGACGTACAATATTTGTTCTATGCTTGTAAATTGCAATTATAGCCAAAAGTAATATTACATAAAATGTATAGGGTTTGGTCTTGAAAGCTAAAATATACGCACAAATAGGCGCTGAGGCTGCTGCGAGTACTGAACCGAGCGACACATATCTGGATATTGCTACAGTGATTATAAATATAGCAATTACTATAGCAAAAATTCTTATATCAAGATAAATCAAAACACCTGCAGATGTTGCAATTCCTTTGCCACCTTTAAACCCAAAAAAAACAGGCCAATTATGTCCTAATATAACACCTACGGCAGCATAGTATACAGAGTACTGGTCTCCAAACTTATCTGCTAAATAAAGTGCCAGTACTCCCTTTAATAAATCCATCAGTAGCGTCGTCACGCCAATAACAGGACCAAAAGACCTAAGTGCATTTGTTGCTCCTGCATTACCACTTCCCATTTTTCGTATGTCCTTATTCAATAATACCTTGCCTAGAATATAAGCAGCGGTGAAATTTCCAATCAAATAAGAAAGTATAAAAAATAAAAGATTCATTATTCGCTCCTGGATCTAAGTTCAAAATTCAAAGGTGTACCTACAAATCCAAACTTTTGTCTTATATTATTTTCAAGATATCTCATATAAGAAAAATGCATAAGTTCCGGTTTATTAACAAACAATAAGATTTTTGGAGGTCTAACACTTGCTTGTGTAGAATAGAATATCTTTAATCTTTGTCCTTTATCTGTTGGAGGAGGCGTTCTGAAGACTGCTTCACTAATAATTTCGTTTAAGACCCCAGTACTAATTCTTAAATTGTAATTGTCATTGACCATATTTATTAACGCAAAAATATCATCTACCCTCTTACCGGTTTTTACAGACATAAAATGTACCGGGGCATAGCTAATAAAACCCAGCTTATTACGTACATTTTCTTCATACTTTTTCATGGTATTGGTTTGTTTATCGATTAAATCCCATTTATTGACAATTATTATGATAGCCTTACCTTGTTCATGGGCGTAGCCAGCTATCTTTGTATCTTGTTCAGTAACGCCTTCTGTCGCATCTATTAATAATAGACATATATCAGATCTATCTACCGCAGATAGAGTTCTTATAACAGAATACCTCTCAATTGCATCTGTTATAGCTCTTTTTCTTCTTAATCCTGCAGTATCTATAAAAAGATACTCTACCCCATCTCTCATAATATAAGAATCGATAGCGTCTCTTGTCGTACCTGCAATATCCGTTACAATCATCCTATCTTCATCCAGTAGTCTATTTATAAGAGAAGACTTACCAACATTTGGTTTTCCGACAATGGCTACTGAAATATCAGTACTCTCCTCATCTTTTCCAGATTCCGGCAAAAAGGTCAATATCTCATCCAGCAAATCACCCAATCCAAAAGCCTGTTCGGCAGAAACTACCATTAAATGTTCAAATCCAAGTTCATAGAACTCATATACATCAGTAGGAGTATTATGCGTATCAATTTTATTGACGACGACGATTACAGGTCTACCTGATTTTCTAAGTATCTCTGCAATATCACGATCTTCTTGCATAATCCCCGATTTTCCATCGACCACAAAAAGAATTAAATCTGAAGTATCAATTGCAAGCTCTGCCTGCAGTTTAATATGTTTAGAAATAATATCATCGTCATCAGGCACATATCCACCTGTGTCGACTAGCATAAAATACCTGCCAAGCCATTCAGCTTCTCTATACAAACGGTCCCTGGTAACTCCCGGTGTATCTTCTGTAATTGCTTCTTTTTTTCTAATTAGTTTATTGAAAAGAGTTGATTTTCCGACATTAGGTCTACCAACTACACTCACTATAGAATTTCTCAAAATTTCACCTCTAATT
The sequence above is a segment of the Peptoniphilaceae bacterium AMB_02 genome. Coding sequences within it:
- the plsY gene encoding glycerol-3-phosphate 1-O-acyltransferase PlsY, which produces MNLLFFILSYLIGNFTAAYILGKVLLNKDIRKMGSGNAGATNALRSFGPVIGVTTLLMDLLKGVLALYLADKFGDQYSVYYAAVGVILGHNWPVFFGFKGGKGIATSAGVLIYLDIRIFAIVIAIFIITVAISRYVSLGSVLAAASAPICAYILAFKTKPYTFYVILLLAIIAIYKHRTNIVRLLNKTENKIKFKEK
- the der gene encoding ribosome biogenesis GTPase Der encodes the protein MRNSIVSVVGRPNVGKSTLFNKLIRKKEAITEDTPGVTRDRLYREAEWLGRYFMLVDTGGYVPDDDDIISKHIKLQAELAIDTSDLILFVVDGKSGIMQEDRDIAEILRKSGRPVIVVVNKIDTHNTPTDVYEFYELGFEHLMVVSAEQAFGLGDLLDEILTFLPESGKDEESTDISVAIVGKPNVGKSSLINRLLDEDRMIVTDIAGTTRDAIDSYIMRDGVEYLFIDTAGLRRKRAITDAIERYSVIRTLSAVDRSDICLLLIDATEGVTEQDTKIAGYAHEQGKAIIIIVNKWDLIDKQTNTMKKYEENVRNKLGFISYAPVHFMSVKTGKRVDDIFALINMVNDNYNLRISTGVLNEIISEAVFRTPPPTDKGQRLKIFYSTQASVRPPKILLFVNKPELMHFSYMRYLENNIRQKFGFVGTPLNFELRSRSE